One Oncorhynchus nerka isolate Pitt River linkage group LG5, Oner_Uvic_2.0, whole genome shotgun sequence genomic window carries:
- the LOC115129185 gene encoding beta-1,4-galactosyltransferase 7-like — protein MRSYCQNLGNSITGFFCEILKLLSFATSKMMYSSRRKPVLYFKEDRRFWSGKCTVYKLFGLCVVLVLVSLLWLQLSCTGDMSRVVVDDGRIPHQPCPLERQASAADDPSWGPHKLALLIPFRERFEELLVFVPFMHTFLNNKKILHKIFVINQMDHYRFNRASLINVGYTESGNDTDYIAMHDVDLLPLNEALDYGFPEEGPFHVASPELHPLYHYKTYVGGILLLTKQHYHMCNGMSNRFWGWGREDDEFYRRLRTAGLQLFRPSGIKTGYKTFRHIHDPAWRKRDQKRMAAQKQEQFKVDPEGGLTNLQYKVESRQELTISGAPVTVLNIKLECDTDKTPWCLLN, from the exons ATGAGGAGCTACTGTCAGAATCTGGGGAATAGCATAACTGGATTTTTCTGTGAAATCTTGAAGCTGTTGTCATTTGCAACCTCGAAAATGATGTATTCATCAAGAAGGAAACCAGTCCTCTATTTCAAAGAAGACCGAAG ATTCTGGTCTGGGAAATGCACAGTCTACAAACTATTTggtctgtgtgtggtgctggtaCTGGTCTCCCTCCTATGGCTCCAACTCAGCTGTACAGGAGACATGAGCCGGGTTGTAGTGGATGACGGACGCATCCCCCATCAGCCTTGTCCGCTGGAGAGACAGGCATCCGCTGCGGACGACCCTTCCTGGGGTCCTCACAAGCTGGCCCTCCTGATACCTTTCAGGGAGAGGTTTGAGGAGCTGCTGGTGTTTGTCCCCTTCATGCACACCTTCTTGAACAACAAGAAAATACTGCATAAGATCTTTGTAATTAACCAGATGGATCACTATCG GTTCAACAGAGCCTCTCTCATTAACGTTGGTTACACGGAGAGTGGTAACGACACTGATTACATCGCCATGCATGATGTGGACTTGTTACCTCTGAATGAAGCTCTGGACTATGGTTTCCCAGAGGAGGGCCCGTTCCACGTGGCCTCACCAGAGCTGCACCCCCTGTATCACTACAAGACATACGTGGGAGGAATCCTGCTGCTCACCAAACAGCATTATCACATG TGCAACGGCATGTCCAACCGGTTCTGGGGATGGGGAAGAGAAGACGATGAGTTCTACAGGAGACTAAGAACTGCTGGATTACAG CTCTTCAGGCCCAGTGGGATAAAAACAGGGTATAAAACCTTTCGCCACATCCATGACCCTGCCTGGAGGAAGAGAGACCAGAAGAGAATGGCTGCACAGAAACAG GAACAATTCAAGGTTGACCCTGAGGGCGGGTTGACTAACTTGCAGTACAAGGTGGAGTCGAGACAGGAGCTGACTATTAGTGGAGCCCCTGTCACTGTCCTCAACATCAAACTGGAGTGTGACACAGACAAGACTCCCTGGTGTCTGCTGAACTAA
- the LOC115129186 gene encoding transmembrane emp24 domain-containing protein 9 produces MRSCVLSVLLLNVYYTFVSSLYFHIGETEKKCFIEEIPDETMIIGNYRTQLYDKQKEEYLPATQGLGMFVEVKDPDEKVILSRQYGSEGRFTFTSHTPGEHRICLHSNSSKFALFAGGMLRVHLDIQVGEHTNNYAEIAAKDKLTELQLRVRQLVEQVDQIQKEQNYQRYREERFRQTSESTNQRVLWWSIIQTLILVAIGFWQMRHLKSFFEAKKLV; encoded by the exons ATGCGGTCTTGTGTGTTGTCAGTTTTGCTTTTGAACGTTTATTACACATTTGTTTCCTCGCTGTACTTTCACATCGGGGAGACTGAGAAGAAATGCTTCATAGAGGAAATTCCGGATGAAACGATGATCATCG GAAACTATCGTACACAATTGTACGACAAGCAGAAAGAAGAGTACCTACCTGCCACACAGGGTCTGGGGATGTTTGTTGAGGTGAAAGACCCTGATGAGAAG GTGATCCTGTCTCGTCAGTACGGCTCAGAGGGAAGATTCACCTTCACCTCTCACACCCCAGGAGAACATCGGATCTGCCTTCACTCCAACTCCTCCAAGTTTGCCCTCTTCGCTGGAGGAATGCTT AGAGTTCACCTGGACATCCAAGTGGGAGAGCACACCAATAACTATGCAGAGATTGCAGCCAAAGACAAGCTGACAGAGCTGCAGCTGAGAGTGAGACAGCTGGTGGAGCAGGTGGACCAGATCCAGAAGGAGCAGAACTATCAGAGG TACCGCGAGGAGCGCTTCAGGCAGACCAGTGAGAGCACCAACCAGAGGGTTCTGTGGTGGTCCATCATTCAGACATTGATCCTTGTGGCCATTGGCTTCTGGCAGATGAGACACCTCAAAAGTTTCTTTGAGGCCAAGAAATTAGTGTAA